The nucleotide sequence atttatttatcaatttatttatttccatatattttttattatttattttaaatacttttattttattttggaaacttGGTGAACGCAAACCAAAGGATTAGCTCTTTCATAATAAAATCAAATGCATCTGGCATGGTTGCAAAAAACAGCTACttcatattaacatttaaatatatgccAGTGACTctaaaaatgaactaaaaatatCTGAGCTCATCCCGATGACATCGTTTCGCTTTAtcctttttaacaaacaacaacagtccatttctcaatggatgtgtttttaatttattgaaatgtggtaaagctgaacaactgaactatatttttacactatattgattttctatttattattaataatattattattattttatttaaatttttttcataagtcatgtgttgcagacctcttggccaggtcacccttgtaaatgagatcttgatctcaatgggtttttttATCTGgctaaataaagaaacatatatatatatatatatatatatatatatataagaccgCGAAAGTATTATATTTTCCACCTTATTTTTAATGCACAGGCTGAAACTGTAGCATGTTTGCttctatttttgtttacattaacAGTATGTGTTtgacatcatattgttttatttgttatcgTTGTTATCATGGATACACTGGTTTGCAGTCATTCTGTCATATATTGCCTGTTGTTATTTAACAATAGGGGAATATATGACTGTAATTTCACGTTTCCAGAAAACAGGTtacttttgcattaaaaaaagtactTGCACAAATCATTTAatttgtgtatatgaaattattgTACTGTTTCACCATTGtttggccattttttttttgtttaaaaaaagtttattcgtCTGTCTCACTGTCCTTTAGGTCATGTTTGAGACATACCAGTTTACAGGTGTTTATATTGCCATCCAGGCTGTGCTAACGCTCTATGCTCAAGGTGAGTTAGcctatgttttttaaaatgtatgtttttttataaattttattatatgcAATATAATTGCTTAACATGATGATTTAAAGTTTTATCATATCAAATGTGTTTACTTTAAGCTTATTTCAGACATTGCATTAATGTCTTTGTGTTGTGCGACACCCAGGCCTTTTGACAGGGGTGGTGGTGGATTCGGGCGATGGTGTCACACACATTTGTCCTGTGTACGAGGGCTTCTCATTGCCCCATCTTACGAGGAGGCTGGACATTGCGGGACGAGACATTACACGCTATCTCATTAAGGTAGAGAGGAGTTCACTGTAGCTGCTTTAGCATCTTAGttaaaatatatgaattttgCCTAGCTAATTTAATAAGATAAACTAATTTTAGTaacatgttttttaacatttgtCATGTGCTTAAGTTAAAATATATGATACACAAACACAGCAGTCAAACGCACTGTCTATAGAAGAAAATGTTCTGTTTGATCAGCCTTTTACAAAATGTCACTGTATATGCCTATTTAACTGTAGCTGGATATGTTAACATATTTTCTGATAAATAATAATCTGACTCAACTCTAATAAATAGTATGATAACCTATGATAAGGATAATCTATGGATAAAAGGTCAGGCAAGTTGTTACAAtgccagttaaagggttaaaatagagcccttaacttttgtttacaatgcaaatccaattagatccacttatttggaaaacaaagcaagtctcttatataatatatctattaaaagacagaaaatattactttgccaactgcattgtaaataaatcataagaacattttcatattggtcaataatattactgaaagtaatttaaaaactgaataaatatgaatgcacacagatttacacaagtaaataaatcaataatgggctaaaaatcagcagaTTTCTGCGCACAGATTCTGCGTGGGCCTACCTATAATTACTTGATTTGATTCATtccatttttaatttgtaatattttggtaattttttttaatataatttttttggtgTCCACAGTTGCTGTTGCTGCGAGGTTACGCCTTCAACCATTCAGCAGACTTCGAGACGGTGCGCATGATGAAGGAGAATCTCTGCTATGTGGGATACAACATCGAGCAGGAGCAGAAGCTCGCTCTTGAGACCACCGTATTGGTGGAGTCCTACACGGTCAGTTTCACGCGACACTCCGAGGAATTTCACGATCCGTTTAAACGCAAGGCTGCTTTCTGAAAAGGTGTTAACAGCCTGCCGGGCGAAAGTATCTTTCTCGCCGAGACGTTTCGAAAGTTACGGTTCAAATGGGGCAGAATGTGAGGCAGAGGTTTTTCTGGCAGGAGCTTTTAGTGTGTGGTTTCACAGATTTCCCGCTGGGACACATTTCCAGAGCAAAATGCTCCCTGGATTAAAAATGCTCCCTCCCTTAAACgtacatacatatgcatatagCTACAGTCAGTATCTTAAAATATCGAAAAATTAGGCCTTAACAATTCTTCAAttcaattatgttttgtttttttaggcttTAAATCATCTTAAACATGTCTTGATTTTCCTATGTCtatgtaaaggctgatttatatttctgcatcgGGTGATAGCTGTGACCCATGGCGCCTGCCTTGCACGCAGTGGTGCATTGATAGTTCTGCaggctgtttgtgttgctctgcaacaaCACTTCCTAAACGCTAGCTGGCCGTAGATtgttgtttctctgtgtcgagtttcttcgctggtgttttgttttttctgagcgctaccttaatgtacaagtagctcaaactcgctcagtCAGAGACGgtaaccggcggacgtgcaacaacttagtgttttatacttctgcatcaagcacacacGTATTGTCCGGTGCAGCCTTCACGTGgatgcatagccctcgccatggctgacaccaacgctgacgcacacctctcaaaaaatgtacctACACATCACAACGacacatagcacaagctctgtaattggtcagcttggtagcgctgacgagtgtgggcagagCTGAGTGTTCACAAGTTTACAACCCGATCGaacgattgtttacaagtgtcgaggcccatgaaggagctccagatggaaacttttgttttgtgtttaccttatgattaaagttgttgcacgtccactggttcccgcctcaaaatgagtatgtttgagctacttgtacattaaggtggcgttcagaaaaaacaaaacacctgcgaagaagctcgacacagaggaacataaaaacctactgccatctagcgtttcggaagtgttattgcagagcaacacaaacagcatgcagaaatataaatgcatggctaAGTGCAAGGCAGGCGCgttgggtcacgccgatcacttgacgcagaagtataaatcagcccttaagctgtgttcacaccagacatggcacATGTGGATAAATTGTGCTATTCGTgcgtaaatagatgcgtgaacattttaagtttactcgcCTCATTTGCACGTcaaattcactgagcaatagaCGCGGgttcgcatcatgggcagggcttctgtctgcccggtgactgtagcgtcattgctaaatggctaacatgaattttattgagagaataactgtgtttatttgctttaggaaggctgataaacagcattgattcatttggagccgtgtctgagtccactaaatccattcagaggtgcaccctgccctgtgagttcataaactcctccagaaactatacctggatgatggaggctttcagcggtgttTTAgcgaatttattttattttttttccccactgggacaccaacaacaggcactatgtcataatcacgcccctgcaagagaaagctcctgattggttaacgcgccgcgaatgtctgctgaagttcagattttccaactcgagcgatatGCCCGTCAATCGTGAAAACTGTCAACTCGCACTGCTTCATTCGTGCAAAGTTCGTCATCCGTGCCACCTCATTCGCGCGTATCTATTCGTATGTAtttgcaggatgtctattcacgtcttcatattaacttaacatgtaaatcactcatgcttgatgcttcttccgcctctggtgtgaacgcagcattagaagGCTTTTGGGGTTTAAGCAGAGCAGCCTCAAGGGGGCACTAATTAATTACTGACAAGCTGACATCAGTATTGTTacttctttctttgttttgttgttgaactTTAAGGTTTGAGTGTGCACCTGTGAAAGAAATCTGTCTATTAACAGGTGTGGTTTGTGGttgtgaaatgcattatgggatgttgatctctgtttTGTTGACCTTTAATGTTGAAAATCCAACTCTACAGTATAACAAAGTGACgtttttttattgacattttagtcgtttgacataatataatgtataagaaataataaatagagaaataagtctgtaaaataacagaaattataattacagtttattaccaggtttttgtagcataaaataaaacaccttccaagacaatatatcactttaaacgattaaaaatcttaataaaagtcactttttatttttattttcaacgtcaaatgttgttggaggaaagatcaagggcTCATAAGgcattcaaaagcataaatagacAGAGGAAAAATACTAAATCAAAACATGAatctcaaaatacagaaaactactAATtgacttatattttaaagtgtatatcatttcatttaatttccaaACTTTGTCATTTatagggcttttatttttttaagccacAATCAAAAGCATATATTTTGAAACAAGTGAGGCTGTGTGGTGTCGGGAGTCACTCAACCAGCATGTAACATCATTTCCTGCGTGGCTTCAGTCTTTACCAGCTGGTTAACTGTTCATTTCCGACCTCTGGACGCTCCTCAATGGGCTCTTTATACACTCCCACACAGCCAGCAGCCGCCGCCATTTTCCCATTAGTCACCTTGTATTACACTTCAGACTCGAGACTTTGCTCAGTCCAGCCAGTCAAACAGGAACGTCTCATGATCAAGGCCAATTTGAAGTAACGAAGCATGTGATAAGAAAGAGACAAATGTTGACACGAGGTGTGGTTGGTTATAGATATACCACAGTATTTTTTAGACCGGATGCTTATCATAAATCGTAAATATTTGCTGTCCTGCTGCAACTTGAGCTGGTTTAATAATTCAGCTCACAAAGCTCGTCttttatacagctgaagtcagactTATAagctctcctgtgaatttctttttgaaatgtttcccaaatgattagGGGTgtggtggcgtagtaggtagtgctgtcgcctcacagcaagaaggtcactggttcgagcctcggctgggtcagttggcatttctgtgtggagtttgcatgttttccccgtgttcgcgtgggtttccactgggttctctgctttcccccacaagtccaaagacatgtagttcaggtgtatgtgtgtgaatgagtgtatgggtgtttcccagagatgggttgcagctgaaagggcatccgctgcgtaaaacatatactggataagttggcggttaatttcgctgtggcaaccccagatcaataaagggactaagccgaaaacaaaataaatgaataattgattaagggtgtgaacctacactggtctcatggttcggttacagttatcatgccatcaattcgatatctctgtgcatcatggtgcattgatgatgctttccgtacataattagattttttcttcacaacacaattttttttattaaaatctataaatatattaatatttatgtattatttgtaatacaattttgtcctttaatacaagcagtaagatatatgaactgtacctttaatttgactgCAAAGCTTGCCCCGCCTTTGTGCTCTTCTTATTGGTCCACTGCTCTAGAACTTAACGTGACTGAATTGGTTCacattagctgtcagtcactcagtcaatgcctcctgccttcagatgacaggagccaCAACTGCGAAaacgtaaagcgctgaagatgagagaatgaaaataacacggacagattttgttttagaaaccacctaaagttactaataatGTTAGTGGTCATGTGCTgtatgttaatccaccatttacactattccaagagtggataaaagacttccagtagCTTCAAGTCCGccatgaaaataactaaagccattcactgtaaagtctgtgggacggggtTTGCAGGTAACTGCGTTCGcaactgaatctacacattttaagtatGAGAGGTACTGTATGTcatccagcccaacatgcctgaatgactactgcCCTgcagcactcacacccatcatcatgaagtgcttcgagcggttggtcctggcacatctgaaagactcactgccatccacactggacccacatcagtttgcctaccgtggcaacaggagcatagaagatagcactgcactctgtcctcacacacctggacaataaaaacacttatgcacgaatgctgtttgttgacttcagctcagcattcaacaccgTCATTCCCTCTAAGTTAATGATCAAatttagagacctggatatcgacacgtctctatGCAATTGGGTTATGGAcattctgactaacagacctcagaatgttagatcaggccacatctgctccaccaccgtcacactcaacactggtgtaccacaagGGTtttgtgctgagccccttcctcgactccctttttaccatcgactgtaggcctgtgaacagatccaacaccatcatcaaatttgcagatgacaccacagtgattggtctaatcagcaccaatgatgagactgcctacagggaggagatacagcaactggccacttggtgcaccgacaataatctgctccttaacacctaAATAGATCAACATgttttgacgtcacctcatacttaaatttctcctcaacttctgaccaatcaaatgctctctaatgtCTGACATGCACCGCCCTCCTCGAGACGCAAATGCtatttgagctcaaccactcatactggcagagctgtgaattaaaacaaaacactatggGCTGTCTTTTGAAAGGGTAGGAGCTACTCTGTGTCCTGCCTTTTATGTTTCTGTCACAATTATGTCACAAAAATGCCAAGACCTGctttcacaaatgttttttttttgttctctgtGGCTCCAGCTCCCTGATGGCCGGGTTATAAAGGTGGGAGGTGAAAGGTTTGAGGCCCCAGAAGCTCTATTTCAACCTCACCTCATAAACGTTGAAGGGGTTGGTGTGGCTGAACTTCTCTTCAACACCATTCAAGCAGCAGACATTGACACCAGGTCAGCCTCCTCCACTATTCCTACATTTGCTGAAAAGATCCTTCCTCCAATAAAAGTCGTGCCTCATTATGTGACCTTCAAATAAACAAGCGAGCACCTGGTtcgtggtgaaaagagtactaaaaaatcacactcgagtaaaagtaccattacttgcctaaaaatgtagtgcgagtaaaagtatctgttgtaaatattactcaaagtatgagtaaacagtagacctttcaaaagtactcgagagtagtgagtattacacagtAAAAAGCttatgcgtttacatgtaatttgtggatgtgcaaacgtaacattctgtagtgcatctagttattgcccagcaggcacacaacttcataagatgttattattaggttatattaaggtTGTGAtatcaagtgaccaaaattcaacgtttacccagcgtctaaggacaacgttattttgatgtccaataatgatgtcaaatgacaatgatatttggttgattttagattgttagaaagtaaccaaaattcaatgtcgacccaacatctaaaaccaacatcatattgacgtcaaatactgacatttattcatcaggcgaccaaaatccaacgtctgataaatgtcaatggTGGTAACATCCACAAAACGTCAAgttgttacatcattagacgttgattttagattggacattgacgttggcctgacgttctgacatcaacttgattttcatttccaaacaaaatgcaacatccccatgatattggggtacaacgtcaatctgaattcatgttgacatcttgtgcctgctgggcgtTTAAAgctattttggtcatcatacagtaaacatccgtcatcttgtcatcagtcacatgcatctaaacagtctctgggtcaatgcgtgtgaTGATTTTGGActtcttcttggacacttttattacttccaaacagtttgctgcaattataaatcgcccgtgtcttgaggtagttcattatgatgcgatttaccttctatgtgtgatttgattggacatagacaagaaaaaataaagtagtgactgcaggttgaaggaaagaagtggagtaaaagtacagatactgcactaaaaatgtactcaaggcaaagtaaaagtacacatttttaaaatctactcagttaaattacaattcctgagaataactactcaattacagtaatttgagtatttgtaattggttactttacaccactgggccTGGGAGATATGATAATCTGATAATCTATGATAAGAGCCTGTGATATTTAGCAGATGTTATCTAAAAATTACATACCATAGAATgtcgcgactgaccaatcagaattgagtatccCATACAATCCTGCAATAAAATGGCACATAACACTGTCTATCAATCAACCCTGCAGTTTCAATGAACCTCGCGGTGTGTGTTTTCATCAGTGCTGTCTCTCTTCCTCAGGGCTGAGTTCTACAAACACATCGTTCTGTCAGGAGGATCCACCATGTACCCTGGCCTGCCGTCTCGACTGGAGAGGGAACTTAAACAGCTTTATCTGGAGCGGGTACTGAAGGGTGATGTTGACAAGCTCTCAGTAAGTTCGCTCAATCAATACACGTGTAAATGTGTCATCCAACAAACACCTGTAGACAAAAATAGTCTGGAATGGAGTTACACAGCTCCATTATACGTGGATATAGAGATTATTCACAATGatttgctgtattttttaaatggaGTTTAAAAGGGTCCTATTATGCTgttttttataagatgtaaaataagtttatgATGTCCCTAGaggtgtgtatgtgaagtttcagctcaaaataccctacaaaaatgttttatatttttctgaAACTGAccgttttaggctttgatccaaaatgTGCtcttttggtgactgtcgctttaaattcaaatgagattgggctcattttaaaagagggtggagctacaaacgcctgtgtgtcagcatagtggcagattccaaAAAGAATTCATGTTGCCTTATTCATGTGCAAaagcttctcactcagggctgtctaagCTAATTAGGGAGGGgtcgtcactaatgggcggggctttccccctgtTATGACACGTACGCAGacaaaatgtcaatcaaagtgtttctgcagactgtttttatgaagtgtgattataaaaaaattaatttatttatttttatcattagtgGCTAACTATATTCACATACTGATGCACATATTAACTAATTATGGACTCGAGCTCGATTTAAACTCACTATTTTTACTGTAACTATTTTTTATCTTAATGTATAATGCAACACGGATGAAGCATGTAAACTGCGTTGTTTGTTTATCCAGAATGGATTGTTATAAAAGAGGACATTGAAGGCTGACTATCATCCTTTCTGCCGTGTCAGTGCTAGATAGAtgggtaactagatagaatatatacactacctgacaaaagtcttgtcgtctatccaagttttaggaacaataaaaataacttgacttctagttgatcatttggaatcagaagtggcttatatgaaaggcaaaggcctctagattacgcttattttaccaaaatataatatgatcattccttgattttgaataatttaattaggaaaggaaggtttgactttgcttagacaaaagtcttgtcacttaacagaaataatgtacagtatagaatataaagtcatggtgcagtgggaaaagaatcaatattgtgaatgactcccatgagctcagaggactgcatccatacatctctgcaatgactcaaataacttataaataaagtcatctggaatggcaaagaaagcattcttacaggactcccagagttcatcaagattctttaaattcatctttaatgccttctccttcatcttaccccagacatgctcattaatgttcatatctggtggcTGGGCTGGCCAGCCGTgaagcactttgaccttctttgctttcaggaactgctGCTTCTGCTCTACATATGCATTGCGCACACACTGCCTCAGCTCTGCTTTCACGTGTGGTGTGAACATGTGCCAGTTGAGGAGATGCTGTTGCCGGAGCTAGAACGTTTCTGCATGTGACACGCGTTGCGAATTGTGCAACTTTGCCGACCTACATGCGTTGCTTAGGCAGACTTTGCTAAAACATTTGTATAATATTCATAATCATGGCATAGCTCTCCACCTAATTAGGGAAATTAAGTAATGACTAAAAAACCCCCACAAATGCTCGATCACGGCCAAGTGAGAGAATATCAGCCCAACCTGATGGGTCAGGTTGGGTCGGGTTAAGTCTGGACTCGGGCTCAGGCAGAGAATCTAAACTTTACACTGATTCCTGTCATTACGAGTGATTCATTgaatcaattattcattcattcattcatttattttcttttcggcttagtcgctttattaatccggggtcgccacagtggaatgaaccgccaacttatccagcatatgtcttctatgtgaagctgctttgacacaatctacattgtaaaagcgctatacaaatgaaggtgaattgaatttaattgaatatgttttatgcagcagatgcccttccagctgcaacccatctctgggaaacatccatacacactcattcacactcatacactacagacaatttagcctactcatttcacctgtaccgcatgtctttggactgtggggcaaaccggagcacccggagaaaaccgacacgaacgtggggagaacatgcaaactccacacagaaacgccaactgacccagccgaggctcaaaccagcgaccttcttgctgtgaggcaacagcatcagattcatttagaaacaaggTAATTGACTGGCTTTAAGAAATTAATGATTGAATCATTAGCtcattgaattaatttaataacaGGTTAATTAAGGAAGACAAATTGCGGTGTTTTCTGCAACACTGCAAGATACACAAATGTTGTAGTTTTTCGGTCTGGCCTTTTATTGACAAGTATTGtcttaaataatataattgaCCCCATTTTAAT is from Danio aesculapii chromosome 13, fDanAes4.1, whole genome shotgun sequence and encodes:
- the actr2b gene encoding actin-related protein 2-B isoform X1, with protein sequence MDSQGRKVVVCDNGTGFVKCGYAGSNFPEHIFPALVGRPIIRSTAKVGNIEIKNNKKMDLMVGDEASELRSMLEVNYPMENGIVRNWDDMKHLWDYTFGPEKLDINSRDCKILLTEPPMNPTKNREKIIEVMFETYQFTGVYIAIQAVLTLYAQGLLTGVVVDSGDGVTHICPVYEGFSLPHLTRRLDIAGRDITRYLIKLLLLRGYAFNHSADFETVRMMKENLCYVGYNIEQEQKLALETTVLVESYTLPDGRVIKVGGERFEAPEALFQPHLINVEGVGVAELLFNTIQAADIDTRAEFYKHIVLSGGSTMYPGLPSRLERELKQLYLERVLKGDVDKLSKFKIRIEDPPRRKHMVFLGGAVLADIMKDKDNFWLTREEYQEKGVRVLEKLGVTVR
- the actr2b gene encoding actin-related protein 2-B isoform X2; translated protein: MDSQGRKVVVCDNGTGFVKCGYAGSNFPEHIFPALVGRPIIRSTAKVGNIEIKDLMVGDEASELRSMLEVNYPMENGIVRNWDDMKHLWDYTFGPEKLDINSRDCKILLTEPPMNPTKNREKIIEVMFETYQFTGVYIAIQAVLTLYAQGLLTGVVVDSGDGVTHICPVYEGFSLPHLTRRLDIAGRDITRYLIKLLLLRGYAFNHSADFETVRMMKENLCYVGYNIEQEQKLALETTVLVESYTLPDGRVIKVGGERFEAPEALFQPHLINVEGVGVAELLFNTIQAADIDTRAEFYKHIVLSGGSTMYPGLPSRLERELKQLYLERVLKGDVDKLSKFKIRIEDPPRRKHMVFLGGAVLADIMKDKDNFWLTREEYQEKGVRVLEKLGVTVR